From the Candidatus Poribacteria bacterium genome, one window contains:
- a CDS encoding FAD-binding oxidoreductase, with translation MIVGAGVIGAALGYHLSRRNGIAVTFLERDIPGAGASGHSFAWANAFGKDPREYHTLNRRSLDMWYRLAHQLDTDIGIHYGGEMRWENNPQRAQQLRDRIQQIQTWGYPCRLITRDEMLAFEPDLHPGIVEAASFSEADIHIETDKFIDACLQRACEAGAVVHPKTNVTGFVIRDGSITAVKTSDAEFPCDVVVLASGIQTTELASLAQVHIPQQRSPGIVIKTTPCAEVLHNVSIIHAPSTDENHQHLHLRQLTDGSLRIGQGTQEGINRDNSQQHADALLARARVYLPAIADAEAIPTPVGYRPMPLDGFPVLGFTEAVENLYIALMHSGVTLAPLVGEMATLEIVDDARVDWFAPYRPKRFG, from the coding sequence GTGATAGTGGGAGCGGGTGTCATCGGTGCCGCACTCGGTTATCATCTATCCCGACGAAACGGCATTGCTGTAACGTTTCTGGAACGCGATATCCCCGGTGCAGGCGCATCTGGACACTCATTTGCGTGGGCAAACGCTTTCGGGAAGGATCCGCGTGAGTATCACACCCTCAACCGACGTTCGCTGGATATGTGGTACCGACTGGCACATCAACTTGATACCGATATCGGTATCCATTACGGCGGTGAAATGCGATGGGAAAACAATCCGCAACGCGCACAGCAACTCCGGGATCGCATCCAACAAATTCAGACCTGGGGGTACCCGTGTCGGCTCATTACCCGTGACGAGATGTTGGCATTTGAACCCGATCTACACCCCGGCATCGTGGAAGCCGCGTCCTTCTCCGAAGCAGACATTCATATTGAAACCGATAAATTCATTGATGCCTGCCTTCAGCGTGCATGCGAGGCAGGTGCGGTCGTGCATCCCAAAACCAACGTCACAGGGTTCGTCATTCGCGACGGCAGTATCACTGCTGTCAAAACCAGCGATGCCGAATTCCCGTGTGATGTTGTTGTCTTAGCGAGCGGTATTCAGACAACCGAACTCGCATCCTTAGCGCAGGTACACATCCCTCAACAACGAAGCCCAGGAATCGTTATTAAAACAACGCCGTGCGCCGAGGTTTTACATAACGTATCAATCATTCATGCGCCATCAACGGATGAAAACCATCAGCACCTGCATCTGCGACAATTAACCGATGGGAGTCTTAGAATCGGGCAAGGCACCCAAGAGGGAATCAACCGCGATAATTCACAACAGCACGCCGACGCGCTTCTTGCTCGTGCCAGGGTCTATCTACCAGCGATAGCGGATGCGGAGGCGATCCCAACACCGGTTGGCTACCGTCCGATGCCGCTTGATGGGTTTCCAGTACTCGGATTTACTGAAGCGGTGGAGAATTTGTATATTGCCTTAATGCACAGCGGTGTGACGCTGGCACCTTTGGTAGGTGAAATGGCAACCTTGGAAATTGTTGACGATGCACGGGTGGATTGGTTTGCGCCTTATCGACCTAAGCGGTTTGGGTAG
- a CDS encoding phytanoyl-CoA dioxygenase family protein, producing MAYLTEADRTFFKENGYLVVRGALEQEAIDAALDRLWEELEEDRNDPESWIRKGYRTVPVGSEDVISGTTYNNRVFAMAEELVGEGKLNASGGAGPHINFPDPDRKWSEPRGHLDGYHTPTNGVPKGVVGAFTLGATVYLDTVEEQGGGFTVWPGSHRIWAEYFRHHDLDSLPGGIAPFDLGPSYEFTGGAGDVCFWHHQMSHTAGSNCGRNVRIALISRYRRKDLDQIKFETPDDMWKYWDGIS from the coding sequence ATGGCATATTTAACGGAAGCAGACAGAACGTTCTTTAAAGAAAATGGCTATTTGGTCGTCCGCGGCGCGCTGGAACAGGAAGCGATTGATGCCGCACTTGACAGACTTTGGGAAGAGCTGGAAGAAGATCGGAACGACCCAGAGTCCTGGATTCGTAAAGGTTATCGTACAGTGCCTGTTGGCAGCGAAGATGTTATCAGCGGGACAACATATAACAACCGAGTCTTCGCTATGGCAGAAGAACTCGTCGGTGAGGGCAAATTGAACGCCAGCGGCGGAGCAGGACCGCATATCAATTTTCCAGACCCAGACAGAAAATGGAGCGAACCCAGGGGACATCTTGACGGTTACCATACCCCCACGAACGGGGTGCCTAAAGGTGTTGTCGGTGCCTTCACGCTCGGTGCTACCGTCTATCTCGACACAGTTGAAGAACAGGGTGGCGGGTTTACGGTTTGGCCCGGAAGCCACCGGATTTGGGCAGAATACTTTAGACATCACGACTTGGATAGCCTTCCGGGTGGTATCGCTCCGTTTGATTTGGGACCGAGTTACGAATTCACAGGCGGGGCAGGTGATGTCTGTTTCTGGCATCATCAAATGAGCCACACGGCTGGATCCAACTGTGGTCGCAACGTCCGAATCGCACTCATCTCTCGGTACCGCCGAAAAGATTTGGACCAGATTAAGTTTGAGACTCCCGACGATATGTGGAAATATTGGGATGGGATTTCATAG
- a CDS encoding mandelate racemase — protein MEDVRIERIEWARLTGERPRKAGCNSRLGEHGLYVRPAIARLTTTDGASGFGFSPISREKAEAIVGFQLNDAFKAESGVTEEFRMLEYPLWDLVGNLAQKPVYAMLSGGNGEFRAPCYDTSLYIDDLHLEDNAEAAALIASEALEGKARGHNAYKIKVGRGAMHMPLDKGTQRDIDVIRAVREAVGPDASILIDANNGYNLNLTKQVLGGAADANVYWMEEAFHEDARVYSLLKEWLNAEGLETRIADGEGGASPNLVDWAKDGLIDIVQYDIFYPGFSRWLELGPELDAVDVGTAPHHYGGYYGNFVTCHLAAKVERFEFTEWDHATTPGIDDSGYSISNGYVNVPQSLGFGLNIDEIPYQKAREENGFEVRA, from the coding sequence GTGGAAGATGTAAGAATCGAACGAATTGAATGGGCACGCTTAACAGGTGAACGCCCTCGTAAAGCTGGCTGCAACTCGCGACTCGGTGAACATGGATTGTATGTCCGTCCCGCCATCGCACGTCTAACGACAACAGATGGTGCCAGTGGTTTTGGGTTTTCGCCAATCTCGCGCGAAAAAGCGGAAGCAATCGTTGGGTTTCAACTCAATGATGCTTTCAAGGCAGAAAGTGGTGTCACCGAAGAATTCAGAATGTTGGAGTATCCACTCTGGGATCTGGTGGGAAATTTGGCGCAAAAACCGGTCTATGCGATGCTTTCTGGAGGGAATGGAGAATTTCGCGCCCCGTGTTATGATACTTCGCTCTACATCGATGATTTGCACCTTGAGGACAATGCTGAAGCGGCGGCACTTATTGCGTCCGAGGCATTAGAGGGGAAGGCACGCGGACATAACGCCTACAAAATCAAGGTAGGGCGCGGCGCGATGCACATGCCACTCGATAAAGGGACACAACGGGATATTGATGTTATTCGTGCTGTCCGCGAGGCTGTCGGACCCGATGCTTCGATTTTGATAGACGCAAACAACGGCTATAACCTCAATCTTACAAAGCAGGTATTAGGTGGAGCTGCTGATGCAAATGTCTATTGGATGGAAGAAGCGTTTCACGAAGATGCCCGTGTTTATAGTCTACTGAAGGAATGGCTGAACGCCGAAGGTTTAGAAACGCGTATCGCAGATGGCGAAGGTGGTGCCTCACCGAATTTGGTAGACTGGGCAAAAGATGGACTCATTGACATCGTGCAATACGATATTTTTTACCCCGGTTTCTCACGCTGGCTTGAACTCGGTCCCGAATTAGATGCGGTGGACGTTGGCACAGCACCACATCACTATGGTGGTTATTATGGCAATTTCGTCACCTGTCACCTTGCAGCGAAGGTAGAGCGGTTTGAGTTCACCGAGTGGGATCACGCGACGACTCCGGGTATAGATGATTCGGGTTATTCCATATCCAACGGTTATGTGAATGTTCCCCAAAGTCTGGGTTTCGGATTGAATATAGACGAGATACCTTACCAAAAAGCGCGTGAAGAGAATGGATTTGAGGTTCGTGCATAG
- a CDS encoding DUF1854 domain-containing protein, with protein MQEATPITDEVQFLDAPKVKIARDSFEELTVELPDGTSHTNVEAIRSFPLTDSNKYITLLDSEGEEIGIIQDIRQLPRESAEILVSELQKRYFMPKITKIHELEGEFGVTRWVVETNRGPVTFGMRTRYDVVSLENGRVLIKDADGNRYEIENYHRLDPASLALLETQL; from the coding sequence ATGCAGGAAGCTACGCCGATTACCGATGAGGTGCAGTTCCTTGATGCCCCCAAGGTCAAAATTGCGCGAGATTCGTTTGAAGAACTCACGGTTGAACTGCCGGATGGCACAAGCCACACAAACGTTGAAGCAATCCGATCCTTCCCACTCACTGATTCCAACAAATATATCACACTGCTGGATAGCGAAGGCGAAGAAATCGGTATTATTCAGGACATCCGACAGTTACCGCGAGAGTCGGCGGAAATCCTCGTGTCAGAGTTGCAGAAGCGATATTTTATGCCGAAAATCACCAAGATCCATGAACTTGAGGGCGAATTCGGTGTTACGCGGTGGGTCGTGGAAACCAACCGTGGTCCCGTAACCTTTGGCATGCGGACTCGCTACGATGTCGTCAGCCTTGAAAACGGGCGAGTGCTTATTAAAGATGCCGATGGCAATCGCTACGAAATTGAGAACTACCATCGGTTGGACCCCGCAAGTCTGGCACTTCTTGAAACGCAATTATAG
- a CDS encoding ABC transporter ATP-binding protein codes for MSKSSDVRRTFLRKGPSNGQPASDEQANEELTTMEEMPEELETRAHELLAKGEEIKVAVSTDLRFDGNYGKDWVIATDRRLLAFNQNGAPEHQVREIPLTSVEAVEIVEMYGNNILKIRTSEDATEVARYSRRVSPKFELATPELETLVQDANPDVEHEEQHRPQGWGKNKNKCEKCGQPLPRWSGVCVNCVEKGKLIFRLIRYSFPFWHVAVPALALMMVIRLVSLFPAVLSKEVVDNVLSPAQSRVSGATLTATGEPIPDPTWGQLSGIVEGVSGWLTLPVAGSWGHLTTIIILMISFNVFTMGAGAVRGYMMAWVGQNITRRLRNETYEHLNSLSLDFYNQRDTGNLMSRITSDVARLREFIASGLQDLIGDSLTLVYICAFMFLTNWKLAAWTLIPVPCLIFFTIFFGKKMGKVFSVLWKRHADISTILASTIPGVRVVKAFARERYEVNRFSEKTYQVFDGEMNAAKLYTLYRPIMEFIIFSGSILIWLIGGSQIFNGLLTLGELFMFQALMGRFFRPVYTLCQMNERFIRAATSAERVFEIIDTPPSVADREGAVTLENIKGDVEFKDVYFSYDTEKNAINGISFRAEAGEMIGLVGHSGAGKSTVINLITRFYDPSEGSIEIDGHDTQDIKLKALRQQVGVVLQDPFLFQGTIAENIGYSKPGASRHEIIAAAKAANAHEFIIKFTDGYDTMVGERGARVSGGERQRISIARAILKDPRILILDEATSSVDTETESNIQEALERLVRGRTVFAIAHRLSTLKYADRLVVLKDGKVDEIGTHEELLAKDGTYAVLCEKQTELSKIRAL; via the coding sequence ATGTCGAAGTCATCCGATGTGAGGCGCACATTTCTACGGAAAGGCCCTTCTAACGGACAGCCCGCATCCGACGAACAGGCTAACGAAGAGTTAACAACAATGGAAGAAATGCCCGAGGAATTGGAAACACGGGCACATGAGTTACTTGCAAAGGGCGAAGAAATTAAAGTCGCTGTTTCAACCGACCTTCGGTTCGATGGCAATTATGGCAAAGATTGGGTAATTGCTACGGATAGACGACTCCTCGCTTTCAACCAGAACGGTGCTCCTGAGCATCAAGTTCGTGAGATTCCACTCACATCAGTTGAGGCTGTTGAGATCGTTGAAATGTACGGCAACAATATCCTCAAAATCAGAACGTCCGAGGATGCCACGGAAGTTGCACGTTATTCACGCCGAGTCTCGCCAAAATTCGAGTTAGCAACGCCTGAATTGGAAACGCTCGTCCAAGACGCGAACCCGGATGTAGAACATGAGGAACAACACCGTCCGCAAGGCTGGGGTAAAAATAAAAACAAGTGTGAAAAATGCGGACAACCGTTACCGCGCTGGTCTGGCGTTTGTGTTAATTGTGTTGAAAAAGGGAAACTCATCTTCCGACTTATTAGATATTCATTCCCTTTTTGGCACGTTGCCGTTCCTGCTCTTGCTTTGATGATGGTTATCCGGCTCGTTTCGTTGTTCCCAGCTGTTCTGAGCAAGGAGGTCGTTGATAATGTCCTTTCTCCAGCACAAAGTAGGGTCAGCGGAGCTACGTTAACCGCAACTGGTGAACCGATTCCAGATCCGACATGGGGACAACTCAGCGGGATAGTTGAAGGTGTTTCAGGGTGGCTAACGCTTCCTGTTGCTGGAAGTTGGGGGCACCTTACCACCATTATCATTTTAATGATTAGTTTCAATGTTTTCACGATGGGTGCTGGTGCTGTCCGGGGCTATATGATGGCATGGGTAGGCCAAAATATCACGCGCAGACTTCGGAACGAAACATACGAGCATCTCAACTCGCTTTCCTTAGATTTTTACAATCAGCGTGACACCGGTAACCTCATGTCAAGAATCACAAGCGATGTAGCAAGGCTCCGCGAGTTCATTGCAAGTGGCTTGCAAGATTTAATTGGTGATTCACTAACGCTCGTTTATATCTGCGCCTTTATGTTTCTCACCAATTGGAAACTGGCTGCGTGGACGTTGATTCCGGTGCCCTGCCTTATTTTCTTTACCATCTTCTTTGGGAAAAAGATGGGCAAAGTGTTTTCCGTGCTATGGAAGCGGCATGCCGACATTAGCACAATACTGGCAAGTACCATTCCAGGCGTGCGAGTCGTCAAGGCTTTTGCGCGCGAACGCTACGAGGTAAACCGATTTAGCGAAAAGACGTATCAGGTGTTCGATGGCGAAATGAATGCGGCGAAGTTGTATACGCTGTACCGCCCGATCATGGAATTTATTATCTTTTCCGGTTCTATCTTGATATGGTTGATTGGTGGTTCACAAATCTTCAATGGACTGTTAACGCTCGGTGAACTTTTTATGTTCCAGGCATTAATGGGACGGTTCTTCAGACCTGTTTACACACTCTGTCAGATGAACGAACGATTCATCCGAGCCGCAACATCTGCCGAACGAGTATTTGAAATCATAGACACCCCCCCAAGTGTTGCGGACAGAGAAGGTGCGGTCACCCTTGAAAATATCAAAGGCGATGTCGAATTCAAGGATGTCTATTTCTCTTACGACACAGAAAAGAACGCCATCAACGGTATCAGTTTCCGAGCAGAGGCAGGTGAGATGATTGGACTCGTCGGACACAGCGGTGCTGGAAAGAGCACCGTGATTAACCTGATTACCCGCTTCTATGATCCAAGTGAAGGTTCAATAGAGATTGATGGGCATGATACCCAAGACATTAAGTTGAAAGCACTGCGGCAACAAGTAGGTGTGGTGCTTCAAGATCCATTCCTGTTCCAAGGGACAATAGCCGAAAATATTGGTTACTCGAAACCGGGGGCTTCTCGGCATGAAATTATCGCTGCAGCGAAAGCAGCAAATGCACATGAATTTATCATCAAATTCACCGATGGTTACGATACAATGGTCGGTGAACGTGGTGCTCGCGTGTCCGGCGGCGAACGACAGCGAATTTCTATCGCCCGCGCGATCCTGAAAGACCCAAGAATCCTTATCTTAGACGAAGCGACATCGTCCGTAGACACAGAAACCGAGTCGAATATTCAGGAAGCGTTGGAACGGCTCGTCCGCGGTCGTACTGTATTTGCCATCGCGCACCGACTCTCTACGCTCAAGTATGCTGACCGGTTAGTCGTGCTGAAAGATGGGAAAGTTGACGAAATCGGTACGCATGAAGAACTTCTTGCCAAAGATGGTACTTACGCAGTCTTGTGTGAGAAGCAGACGGAATTGTCAAAGATTCGTGCCTTGTAG
- a CDS encoding cupin domain-containing protein, with product MAKITMFKGYQGEPPIPKPAHQVQANVVTVQDGVPVKYSGCDGIGVRVVHPANPNAPAQNLGLVIFFVPPHVVLEPGSHHTEECYVILKGKGVMTLAGEKVPVEAGTFIHLPPWCEHGIENTGDESMEVLICTSPPNP from the coding sequence ATGGCAAAAATTACGATGTTCAAAGGGTATCAAGGAGAACCTCCTATTCCGAAACCTGCGCATCAGGTGCAAGCGAACGTTGTCACAGTCCAAGACGGTGTGCCTGTAAAGTACTCGGGTTGCGACGGTATCGGCGTACGGGTTGTGCATCCAGCAAACCCGAACGCGCCCGCACAAAACTTGGGGTTAGTCATATTTTTTGTACCGCCGCACGTCGTCCTTGAACCGGGGAGCCATCATACCGAGGAATGCTACGTTATCCTAAAAGGAAAAGGGGTAATGACTCTTGCTGGTGAAAAGGTTCCTGTTGAGGCGGGTACATTTATCCATCTGCCACCCTGGTGTGAGCATGGTATCGAAAATACAGGTGATGAGTCTATGGAGGTGTTGATTTGTACATCGCCCCCGAATCCGTAA
- a CDS encoding glucose 1-dehydrogenase gives MKVALEGKVAVITGGANGIGRATVDALIDNGAHVAIVDIDTQAGIKTTEEIKEMGGTCLFVEGNVTDAAQMEDVAAQIAAHFGKIEILVNNAGVNTRSDRVPIHQYTLEDWQRIVEIDLTGVFKTSRAVIPYILKSHSRSGSENATGRIVNISSIAGLVPLRLQSAYVAAKAGVANLTRSMALELGPEGILVNAVAPGSTLTRGTEALFYGDDGAYTENAASLLSHIPLGRPGETTEMAAAVLFLVSPDASYINGTILTVDGGWTAGYTRDW, from the coding sequence ATGAAGGTTGCACTTGAAGGAAAGGTCGCAGTTATTACGGGGGGCGCGAATGGCATCGGGCGAGCCACCGTAGACGCACTGATCGACAACGGTGCACACGTGGCAATTGTAGATATTGACACACAAGCAGGTATAAAAACCACGGAAGAGATTAAAGAGATGGGTGGAACCTGTCTGTTCGTGGAGGGCAACGTAACAGACGCAGCACAAATGGAGGATGTCGCTGCTCAGATTGCGGCGCATTTCGGGAAAATCGAGATTCTCGTAAACAATGCCGGGGTTAATACCCGAAGCGATAGGGTGCCGATCCATCAATACACCTTAGAGGACTGGCAGCGGATCGTGGAAATAGACCTCACAGGCGTTTTTAAGACGAGCCGTGCCGTTATCCCTTATATCCTTAAATCTCATAGCAGATCTGGTTCTGAGAATGCCACTGGACGCATTGTTAATATCAGTTCTATCGCCGGATTGGTACCGCTGCGCCTGCAGAGTGCTTACGTCGCGGCGAAAGCAGGCGTTGCGAACCTGACCCGCTCAATGGCATTGGAATTGGGTCCTGAAGGGATTTTGGTAAATGCTGTTGCGCCCGGTTCAACCCTGACGCGTGGCACGGAGGCACTTTTTTATGGAGACGACGGTGCTTACACCGAGAACGCCGCAAGTCTACTATCACACATTCCACTGGGGCGACCCGGAGAAACGACAGAAATGGCAGCAGCAGTGCTGTTTCTTGTATCGCCAGATGCGAGCTATATTAACGGTACCATCCTCACGGTAGATGGCGGCTGGACCGCTGGCTATACACGAGATTGGTAG
- a CDS encoding Na+/H+ antiporter NhaC family protein: MNSKLKFVIGFLIFLGLSLIFKWRAEQVSDAETLVWYSVLPPLLAVTLAIVTTRLLPSLGIAVGVGILLSWTQKGATLSGLLTEVIWFTRAVSIGNDGVDLFNFWVVLFVCLIMATISVVVASGGIGGVIVWLSQFAKGPRSAQFITGLMGILIFIGDYSNAMLVGPTMRPLTDHHRVSREKLAFLVDSTSAPIAGLAFVSTWIGYEVGLFEDIAKTIGLERDGYSMFFDALGFRFYCILTIIFVIVNAISGRDYGAMHKAETRARRTGNVAAPDAKALGHTASFTSLPNAVIQPFSAVLPLLTLFGLLLGGFWIDGKGTGSIFSLTAWRNALSAADNVKILACAAASGFIVAIVCARWLSKLRFSDILPVVWSGVKGSLTPLSILLLAWGLKASCDRLMTGQFLATMLSDIVSPLWFPLLVFICASVTSFATGTSWGTMAILIPTAIPVAFSLDNGSYGLTTIICLGAVLDGAIFGDHCSPLSDTTILSSIASSCDPLHHVRTQLPYSLTVATIALVCGYLPAALGISSAMGIAGGTILIVLLFYGVAAFRKFHESRDVSPTAS, from the coding sequence ATGAATTCTAAACTGAAATTTGTTATCGGCTTTTTAATCTTTTTGGGGCTTAGCCTCATTTTTAAGTGGCGTGCAGAGCAGGTGAGTGATGCCGAAACCCTTGTATGGTACAGCGTCCTTCCACCGCTACTCGCTGTCACATTAGCAATCGTGACAACCCGATTGCTGCCGAGCCTCGGCATAGCGGTAGGTGTTGGAATCCTGCTGTCGTGGACCCAAAAAGGTGCTACCCTAAGTGGTCTCTTGACGGAAGTAATATGGTTCACCCGTGCTGTAAGCATCGGCAATGATGGCGTGGATCTATTTAACTTCTGGGTCGTCCTATTCGTGTGTCTCATTATGGCGACAATCTCTGTTGTGGTAGCATCCGGGGGCATCGGTGGGGTTATCGTATGGCTCTCTCAGTTCGCAAAGGGACCACGTTCAGCACAATTCATTACGGGTTTGATGGGCATTCTCATCTTTATTGGGGATTATTCCAACGCTATGCTCGTGGGTCCGACGATGCGTCCACTCACCGATCATCATCGCGTCAGTCGCGAAAAATTGGCGTTCCTTGTGGATTCCACGAGTGCACCGATTGCGGGTCTCGCGTTCGTTAGCACGTGGATCGGTTATGAGGTGGGGCTTTTTGAAGATATCGCGAAGACGATCGGACTTGAACGTGACGGATATTCGATGTTCTTCGATGCACTCGGTTTCCGATTTTACTGTATCCTGACCATTATTTTTGTCATTGTCAATGCAATCAGTGGCAGGGACTATGGTGCGATGCACAAAGCGGAAACGCGTGCGCGGAGAACTGGAAATGTTGCCGCACCGGATGCGAAGGCACTCGGACATACCGCGTCTTTCACCAGTTTGCCAAACGCTGTTATACAACCTTTTTCAGCCGTTTTACCGCTTCTAACACTTTTCGGATTACTGTTAGGTGGTTTCTGGATAGATGGCAAAGGCACAGGATCCATCTTCTCACTCACTGCATGGCGGAACGCGCTTTCAGCGGCAGACAACGTCAAGATTCTCGCTTGTGCCGCCGCGAGCGGGTTTATTGTTGCAATTGTCTGTGCACGTTGGCTCTCAAAACTGCGATTTTCAGACATCCTTCCAGTCGTTTGGAGTGGTGTAAAAGGGAGTCTCACACCGTTGAGTATTCTGTTATTGGCATGGGGCTTAAAAGCGAGCTGCGATAGACTGATGACGGGTCAATTTCTCGCGACGATGCTTAGTGACATCGTTTCACCCCTCTGGTTTCCACTCCTCGTCTTTATATGCGCGTCCGTGACCTCTTTCGCTACCGGTACGAGTTGGGGAACAATGGCAATCCTGATACCCACTGCTATTCCAGTGGCATTCTCGCTTGACAACGGGAGTTACGGATTAACGACAATCATTTGCCTCGGTGCGGTGTTGGACGGTGCTATCTTCGGGGACCACTGCTCGCCGCTTTCAGATACAACGATTCTCAGCTCCATCGCCAGTAGCTGCGATCCGCTGCACCATGTCCGAACACAACTCCCCTACAGTCTTACCGTTGCAACCATCGCTTTGGTCTGCGGTTATCTCCCTGCCGCGCTTGGAATCTCCTCAGCGATGGGGATCGCCGGTGGTACAATCTTAATCGTCTTGTTGTTCTATGGTGTCGCTGCTTTCCGTAAGTTTCACGAATCGCGTGATGTCTCGCCAACCGCGTCGTAG
- a CDS encoding sigma-70 family RNA polymerase sigma factor — MNNVCLNRWFVETDDKEEACRLIFNAYYKAVFDAVIRMRRNHPDTVVDPDEITSDTFIKAFEKRKEIQEPEKLVEWLVTVAENLMIDEIRKSRQKRRLSAILVGTVFDVEKEEPFASTLVETDTEQSEADQYLVAQLLRLLQDTDREIAELKGAELSAKEIAELIGSTTPGAVQKKWERLRKWLEPIARNLDALINCLPKEKDKWIMERYLDGQPLSVITEALGVSPATVEQTVRRVRAQWKKAATDNPTDPVSAMVKKER; from the coding sequence GTGAACAATGTTTGTTTAAATCGATGGTTCGTGGAAACCGATGACAAAGAAGAGGCATGTAGACTTATCTTCAATGCGTATTACAAGGCTGTCTTCGACGCAGTTATCAGAATGCGGCGGAATCATCCAGATACCGTCGTCGATCCCGATGAAATCACCAGCGATACCTTCATCAAAGCCTTCGAGAAGCGGAAAGAAATCCAAGAACCGGAGAAGTTGGTAGAGTGGTTGGTAACCGTCGCGGAAAATCTGATGATTGACGAGATAAGAAAATCACGCCAAAAGCGACGCTTGTCAGCTATATTGGTTGGGACCGTTTTTGATGTTGAAAAAGAGGAACCCTTCGCATCAACGCTCGTGGAAACTGATACCGAGCAATCCGAAGCAGACCAGTATCTGGTCGCACAACTCCTCCGTCTCCTTCAAGATACGGACAGGGAAATCGCAGAACTTAAGGGTGCTGAGCTTTCTGCCAAAGAGATAGCGGAACTGATAGGTTCTACTACACCCGGAGCAGTTCAGAAGAAATGGGAACGACTCCGCAAGTGGTTGGAACCCATCGCCCGCAATTTAGATGCTTTGATCAACTGCCTCCCCAAGGAGAAAGACAAGTGGATTATGGAACGGTACTTGGATGGACAACCGCTATCGGTGATTACGGAAGCACTTGGTGTCTCTCCCGCCACCGTTGAGCAAACAGTGAGACGTGTGAGAGCACAGTGGAAGAAAGCTGCGACGGACAATCCCACGGATCCTGTTTCCGCAATGGTTAAGAAGGAGAGATAA